In Saccharolobus solfataricus, a genomic segment contains:
- a CDS encoding IS607 family transposase, translating to MLRPKEACQRLGISYATLREYVKKGYIKPVILQSGKWRFREEDIERLMGIIRKRKVILYARVSSNTQKDDLANQVKYLEEQVKEYDLVITDIGSGLNMKRKGFLKLLRMILNNEVSRVITAYPDRLVRFGFEILEEVCKAHNCEIVVLNQEDKTPEEELVEDLATILVSFSGKLHGMRSQKYEKVKKCAEELKN from the coding sequence ATGCTAAGACCTAAGGAAGCATGCCAAAGACTAGGAATATCCTATGCAACACTTAGAGAATACGTTAAGAAAGGATACATAAAACCAGTTATACTACAGAGCGGAAAATGGAGATTCAGAGAAGAAGACATAGAGAGGCTAATGGGAATTATTAGAAAAAGAAAAGTAATACTTTACGCTAGAGTATCATCAAACACACAAAAAGACGATCTAGCAAACCAAGTAAAATATCTAGAGGAACAGGTCAAGGAGTACGACCTCGTAATTACTGACATTGGTTCCGGGTTAAACATGAAGAGAAAGGGGTTCTTGAAGTTGTTGAGAATGATACTGAACAACGAAGTATCACGCGTAATAACAGCTTACCCAGACAGACTTGTTAGATTCGGTTTCGAAATCCTAGAGGAAGTGTGCAAAGCACACAACTGTGAAATAGTAGTACTAAACCAAGAGGACAAGACACCAGAAGAAGAATTGGTCGAAGACTTAGCCACAATACTAGTCTCATTCAGTGGAAAACTACACGGAATGAGGAGTCAAAAATACGAAAAGGTGAAGAAATGTGCTGAAGAACTTAAGAATTAG